CATATTTCTCCCAGGAAGTGTAGCTTTAAATGCCATTAAAACTACCATTGTTTTCCCCAGAACACAAGAGAGACAGAGCACAAAGGTGATGCCAAAAGCTGTGTGACGCAGCATGCAGGACCACTTAGAAGGCTGGCCGATGAACGTCAGAGAGCAGAGGAAACACAAAGTCAGGGAGAAAAGGAGCAGGAAGCTCAGTTCAGAGTTGTTAGCTTTCACAAGAGGAGTTTTCCTGTTTCTGTAGAAAATGATGATCACAATAGCTGTTATACATGTTCCAAATAAAGCTGCTGTACTGAGAAGCATTCCCATAATTTCCTCATATGATAAAAAAACAGCTTCCTTGTTTTTACAGGCATCTCTTCTTTCGTTTGACCAGGATTCAGGGGGACATCTCACACAGGTGACAGCATCTGCAAAATATGAATGTTGAGGATGGGATTAGTCTAGTGTATGTATTTAATTGTTAATTAATTGAAGAAGACTGAATTAAGTAAAGTAGGAAGGGACAAGATTTTGTCTAAATGGTTAAGGAAGTTTTTTCCAGGTAGTGTCTTAGATCATCTAAGTCTTGCGATCTGGTGAAGCAGTTAAAAAGGTCTGTCATCTCTTTCCTTTATGCTTGAATTTGATGATGTAGATTAAgcaactttaatttaaaaactggactttgaaaacattttctactCACAGGTTTTAATGCCTGTTAGTTTATATAAGTTCTTGCTGCAAAAACATCCAAAAGAGAGGTTTGTATATAGTAATCAAAAGATTAATTGGTGGCATCATGTTTATGTCTTTCTTGCAGAGGCTTTGCTCCAAACTTTTACAAGTGCATCCAATTATAAAGCAAGCTTGCggtctttttttcaaaatgtttggtgctgcttattttttacatttgtactaGAATTTAACATGACTCAGCAACACCTTCATTAAGTCAGTCTAAAAATGGACAACATACCAGATGATATATACTGGATAAATATGTTATCTGGTATGCTGACTGTAAAATCATGTATATGATATATTCCTTTATTGTTCcattataaaaacattatattttaCCATAGATCGCAGTTGCTATGCAATAGTAActttcaaataaattcaaaataatCACATTGAAAAAGACTCTAATCAGAAATCTAAAATCTAGCAATGCACTCTCATGTTACTGTTATCctttaattaaagtaaaatattggtaaatataattatttttcttggttttaatttaaagtaaacTTTGTAAAGCTGAAGTATTtcacttttttgcattttctatttttatagaTTATATACTAagtgcatgttttgtttttcatctatTGGAATCAACAAGTGGTTCACAGcttatctgtttagctgtgtttctgtcCCAAATGAAGTCACTAACAGAGCTAATACTGCCATTtactctctgttttgtttttaacttagaaaatactcctggatcagtactcagtgttttttgttttatgtgtgtctgctctgtcttctcaaagcCCCACTCGATCATGGCTGATGGGTGCAGTCAGTGACTCAATGAATGAAGTGATTTTTtaccaactgaaatattaacctgtGCTTAAttgcattgtttaaaaaaaaggatcaaattgaaatgtatgtcaTTGAATTTTaatctgtctgtatgtctgAATTGAACTGACTTCTTTTGTGTCTTGAGACGATATTTGTTGTCAGTAGGCActaattaaataaactgaactcaaCTAAAAGGaatttgttcaaatgaaattgTGCTTGTTACACCAACACCACACAGTTTcaaaaacaataatacaaaTTTTTTTAGATGGCATTTCAGCAGAAACAATTTCACTCTGACCAATGAAACAATGTCAAACTTTTCACTGAGTTGTTCTAAACCTGTGATGTTGCTCATTTCTCCTTCGGCACATCTTATACAGTCATGGCAGCAAACAGGCTTTCCTTTCTGGTGAACCTTGCGCGTCCCTGGGGGACACATCTCACTGCAAACCGACACAGGTACCTGCAAAGGCAAATGCACCATGAACTAAGATCTTTGCGTCCTTGACTCCTCGCCAAATAATGAAGCAATAACAGAAATTATgtcatttgaaagaaaaaaataacaattcacAATTGTTTGTACCTGTGTTGAGCTCTGTGCCCAAAGCAAGGACTTGTTTTGCAGTTTTAGCTGTTTGTTTAATGGTAATGATGCATCATATAAACCAACTGTGACAAAGTCCACaacgccattttctctccgTTGCCAGTTTATAACTTCATACTTTGCAGCTGGATCTCCATTCTCATTAAAATAAACCTCTTCTCCTTCCTTTGTTTTGAAGTGAATCTTTTTAATCTGCTGTAAAATCTaagaaaacagacattttttatgttaatcAAATGATACAAATAGTTACATAATTGCTTGTGTATAACTGCCtcagtttctttttaatgtgttgATGATTCAGATGAAAAATTGTAATAATTAATGTTTCTTTCAAGCTCACCGTGAATGGATCTAACTGCACATTGATGTTGCATGTTTTATCACATCCGAGAATATTGTGCAGAGCATGAGCCACGGCATACACTCCTTTATAGACATTGTTAAAAATGGGCATGAGTGACATGTCAGTGAAGGTGTTTTCCACTCCAGTCAGATCCTCATATCCAGTACATTCTCTAAAAGTTTCAGCTGATTTTTCCTGCTTGAACTTGCAGCTAAACAATGTCTCCCAAAACTCTGTATACAAGTCATTATTTAAAGATTTGAGTGGCCTCACATCAAGTATGAACTCTTTGAGACCACTCACATGTGTATTAGGAATGGAAACCCCTATTGCTCCATCCAGGATGTGATTCTTATCCACTGCTGCAATTTGAGAATCAAAGATCCAGGACTCACTGCCAACCCATTGGTACCCAGTCAACTTGTAGTTGGACAACTCATGTATAAGCACATCCATGTCCAAGTGTGATACAAAAGCTATAACCACTTTGGAGGTTGAAGTTTGTATAGTTTTGATTAACTTTTGGATTTTTTCTGTTGAATCTGTtctaaagaaagaaacagaataTTCAAGACAAATGCCCAGTTGCTCTGCAGTTTCAGTGAATATAGCCATGCCATTATTGCCATAATCATCATTGGTTCTAACTGCTCCAACCCAAGTCCAACCAAAATGTTTGACCAGTTGGGCGAGGGCTCTGCTCTGGTAATAGTCACTGGGTATTGTTCTGAGAAAGGATGGGTACTTGGTTTTATCACTGAGACAGGCACATGTGGCAAAATGGCtgatctaaaagaaaaaaaaaatttataaaaaaaaaaaggaataaaaaagtttgaaaatatacagacaaaaacacattaCCCTTTCCATCTGAAactgaataatatttttttaacaattatattttagttttaccAGTTCTACGTACCAGTGGTATATGAAATGGTCCAATGAGAGTACTTATTGCAGTGCTAGGAGAGGAAGAAGTTTCTCCCACTATAGCCTGCATTTCTGCAGGTTTGGTACATGTCTTCTCAGGGTTTGAAGATCTATTGTCGTTACCATTGTTTAAGGCCAGTGCAACTTTTATGCTTCTTGGAATGGAACCACAAGTGTCATAGATGTTATAGCCCAGAGAAATTCCTGGCAGTAAGTCCGTACTGTTATTTATTTCCTCAATGGCGAAAAGCATGGTCTGAGCAAATTGGAACTCTCTGAAATTCAAACTTGATTTAGAGTTACAAAAGGTTGGCataaaaactggaaaacaaTAGCAAAGTGTATTAAGTATTTCAAAGTATAATTTACCTGATGCATTGCAGTGCCAAGGGCTTTTGTGTATACGTATTCTCTCTGTTCTTCCAGCTGCTGTGGAAATAGAAGATTCCAGCCAACACAATGTCCCCATCCTGGGATAGCTGTGCAATCTCAGAATTATCGATCTGCCTGCATATTGGGTCTTCTGTTTGTGAAACAGACACCAAAACCAGCAGTTGTAAAAGTGCACATCCAAGCTCAGGCCATCTCTgcataaatgtcatgttttctgaaatgaccAAATCACAGAGTGGTGTTTTATAAACCATGATATACACTAATACTATGACAGCTGCTCAGAAATGGATCAGCTTATAAATGATATACAATGACACTGCATCTCTGTGGGAgtaccaaaaccaaaaaagggAGGGACATGATGACCAACTAATATCTTGCTTTAAGTATGATTTATATATGTAAGGATTCATCTcttaatatttttcatattaataataaagattacatgaagagaaagaaggatgtgagaaagcctacatccacagacaATCTGTGATTAGTTCTCCAACATCTTTGAAACAAcgtaccagccgagttccttgaaaaactgtgtgcaagtgttcatagaagaattgatgctgttttgaaggcaaagggtggtcgcaccaaatattgatttgatttagatttctcttttgttcacagcAATTTGTTGGTTGATGCAAATAACTGATTAACACTtcaatttttgaaagcattatttgtttacagcatttcttcacacctgcctaaaactttcgCACAGTActgtgttggacaatgaaattgaaacacctggttttacaccacagtaactgtcaggtttaaccaacctaacaatacttataacaacacaaaaagaagagagagagacaaagtattagttatttactcgtaTGAGGAGAACGATCAGAgatatgttcagttacaagtcc
This genomic window from Girardinichthys multiradiatus isolate DD_20200921_A chromosome 18, DD_fGirMul_XY1, whole genome shotgun sequence contains:
- the LOC124884324 gene encoding extracellular calcium-sensing receptor-like — encoded protein: MLFAIEEINNSTDLLPGISLGYNIYDTCGSIPRSIKVALALNNGNDNRSSNPEKTCTKPAEMQAIVGETSSSPSTAISTLIGPFHIPLISHFATCACLSDKTKYPSFLRTIPSDYYQSRALAQLVKHFGWTWVGAVRTNDDYGNNGMAIFTETAEQLGICLEYSVSFFRTDSTEKIQKLIKTIQTSTSKVVIAFVSHLDMDVLIHELSNYKLTGYQWVGSESWIFDSQIAAVDKNHILDGAIGVSIPNTHVSGLKEFILDVRPLKSLNNDLYTEFWETLFSCKFKQEKSAETFRECTGYEDLTGVENTFTDMSLMPIFNNVYKGVYAVAHALHNILGCDKTCNINVQLDPFTILQQIKKIHFKTKEGEEVYFNENGDPAAKYEVINWQRRENGVVDFVTVGLYDASLPLNKQLKLQNKSLLWAQSSTQVPVSVCSEMCPPGTRKVHQKGKPVCCHDCIRCAEGEMSNITDAVTCVRCPPESWSNERRDACKNKEAVFLSYEEIMGMLLSTAALFGTCITAIVIIIFYRNRKTPLVKANNSELSFLLLFSLTLCFLCSLTFIGQPSKWSCMLRHTAFGITFVLCLSCVLGKTMVVLMAFKATLPGRNMMKWFGPAQQRLSVLGFTLVQVIICVVWLTISPPFPSNNFKEFKEKMILECALGSAVGFWSVLGYIGLLAMLCFIFAFLARKLPDNFNEAKFITFSMLIFCAVWITFIPAYVSSPGKFSVAVEIFAILASSFGLLICIFIPKCYIMLLKPERNTKKNMMGKVPQKSF